The proteins below come from a single Clupea harengus chromosome 21, Ch_v2.0.2, whole genome shotgun sequence genomic window:
- the nhsb gene encoding Nance-Horan syndrome protein isoform X2 produces MPFAKRTVEPPLLCRHPIPNDEGLLFEDLCSINNVALSRTLRQLSDLAKHACSLFEELENEIMSTNQRVWVLQNKIGKIQQTASALDPKQEPVPVSNLDVESKLTSHYLAPWHQQHNVFHPSSRPSCVEDLHRHAKQNLRALHRDQQQRQRSTSRERHQVTISISVAPPMPTYPSPRALRHKEQRGKHTRTFARTRPSSPTACCFFIPWSRKAAPATEKDPEVTTLGRRPKCPVLNVPSTLDKKTNWSKALPLPTPEERKKNDSHVVNSCIIPINVSGMGFDREASARCSLVHSQSVLQRRRKLRRRKTITGIPRRVQQDMDSDESPVARERTVIIHGNQQLSLCHDELSICSRHNTKDSGCQTDDCLIAAPSRRRIRAQRGQGIPASLSHSTGNISSLPDRSDAMYTSTSGGRLRSRSLPREGGRIRDEVEDDSDEDDEEDDEDDDDDDDDDDDDEELSPYEGEDFLPVPGQHILKDEEESTDDQAVPELQLGSLKRGVTRVGSPDHGWIERGRSRLPRKADMGSCEISSSSDTFSSPIHSMSTTGVLGGQIDHKEDHQSSSGNWSGSSSTCPSQTSETLPPASSPPLTGSSHCDSELSLNTAPHIIDDTTGFIIDPYQSDRAQTQGHRSSSFTSSATDQMDDAGVSTASEGEWNYAQDQAEQDQPCPQDFSPKRSREDQGGLACPGYRATYEGFSGKTSGETGGTNLHYTDTEGLYTSMHFDCGLKESRSYVYNYAADCGPGTNMGPSDGGYTQSDYRGTRSLGRQCLALRKPKAKPPPPKRSSSLKETSCMEAPDQSEPKTLISDQPLSLSSREMKLDLAGSMGQSEILGLETEPLGAWGVESSREVDDASPFCSSDTHSFKDEGAVQSDYADLWLLNDLRSNDHYRPMSNSSTATGTTVIECIKSPETSESQTLRPNSKTMSPSHPPAENDFKLSSPEKLAGLASPSSGYSSQSETPTSSFPSAFFPNPLSPTSGKRKPKVPERKSSLASLQQQHLSFRDASYSSRWDPELPAAPPTHLDLSALHSAPPKPPPYRIHTLHHSKQRAAAAAAAAAEARAAAAAAAASAAASINTTANVNPNTACPAHLAITPTVLRSVQLRSIGTREQEQSSMDTTARPKFPAQYSDNRQTQSTRPPAYKSHDAPSQELSDTRVSSGESTLVTEPPPRQKQRQQRLMPGTYWAMTAFRTPVDVTGDDDDLIPQSGAAYESQKEPDYRGGLGCSRHPTASRSLQFEPPTQISKYEVADTGASSLYLTSTMSPPVQSETTASCDFVLFSSPDKVPARPFDASQTYEISDARSREGDCESLGVQARSAYQDNRDEGSTPDTEDYFSKESTPSDNSISPLTDDTKPDDDGVFPSPNRLRTTEDLFAMIHRSKRKVLGRKDSGELCVKSRVCPPAVSVPISVPVTSPSTPTAPPLPVGLQRVPGPIYRSAKKSSTSNEEFKLLLLKKGSRTDSSYRMSATEILKSPIAPKSPGELLLEGVKPPEEPPSPQQESPAGPEQLPSPQYPTADTEGFSPKALAMTASSRQGRSRIPPAANSSRYSTRSRLYTAPMQAISEGETENSDGSPHDDRSS; encoded by the exons CTGTGTCTAACCTGGATGTGGAGAGTAAGCTGACGTCGCACTACCTGGCCCCCTGGCACCAACAGCACAATGTGTTCCACCCGTCCTCACGGCCATCCTGCGTGGAGGACCTCCACCGCCATGCCAAGCAGAACCTGCGGGCTCTTCACAGAG aCCAACAGCAGCGCCAAAGGTCCACCAGCCGGGAGCGCCATCAGGTGACCATCTCCATCTCAGTGGCGCCCCCTATGCCCACCTACCCTTCGCCGCGCGCCCTCAGGCACAAGGAGCAGAGGGGCAAGCACACGCGCACG tttgcCCGAACCCGCCCCTCATCCCCCACAGCGTGTTGTTTCTTCATCCCCTGGAGCAGAAAG gcGGCCCCTGCCACAGAGAAAGACCCAGAGGTCACGACCCTAGGGCGCAGGCCCAAGTGTCCGGTGCTTAACGTCCCCTCCACCCTGGACAAGAAGACCAACTGGTCTAAGGCACTGCCTCTGCCCACTccggaggagaggaagaagaatgatTCACACGTCGTCAACTCCTGCATCATCCCCATCAATGTTTCTG GAATGGGCTTTGACCGTGAAGCCAGTGCCCGCTGCTCGCTTGTTCACTCGCAGTCAGTTCTCCAGCGACGAAGAAAACTGAGACGGAGGAAAACCATCACAGGCATTCCCCGACGAGTGCAACAAGACATGG ATTCTGATGAATCTCCTGTTGCCAGAGAAAGAACGGTGATCATCCACGGCAACCAACAGCTGTCTCTGTGCCACGATGAGCTCTCGATCTGCAGCCGCCACAACACCAAGGACTCCGGCTGCCAGACGGACGACTGCCTGATCGCCGCACCCTCTCGCCGCCGCATCCGTGCCCAGCGTGGCCAAGGCATTCCGGCCTCGTTGTCCCACTCCACCGGGAACATCTCCTCCCTGCCCGACCGCTCCGACGCCATGTACACCTCCACCTCCGGGGGGCGCCTGCGTTCCCGAAGTCTGCCACGAGAAGGTGGGCGTATCCGGGATGAGGTAGAGGATGACAGCGATGAGGACGACGAGGAAGACGAtgaggatgacgatgatgatgatgatgatgatgatgatgatgaagagctTTCCCCTTACGAGGGGGAGGATTTCCTTCCTGTGCCTGGCCAGCACATCCTCAAGGATGAAGAAGAGAGCACGGATGACCAGGCTGTGCCAGAGTTGCAGCTGGGTAGCCTGAAGCGTGGCGTGACAAGGGTTGGTAGTCCTGACCACGGCTGGATAGAGCGAGGTCGCTCGCGGCTCCCACGCAAGGCAGACATGGGTAGCTGTGAGATCTCCTCCAGCTCAGACACTTTCAGCAGCCCGATCCACTCTATGTCCACGACGGGGGTGCTAGGGGGCCAGATTGACCACAAAGAGGACCACCAGTCCTCCAGCGGCAACTGGAGCGGCAGCAGCTCCACCTGTCCTTCGCAGACGTCTGAAACCctccctcctgcctcctccccccctctgaCGGGCTCGTCCCACTGTGACTCAGAGCTCTCACTCAACACGGCCCCCCACATCATCGACGACACCACCGGCTTTATAATCGACCCCTATCAGAGTGACCGAGCCCAGACTCAGGGCCACCGGTCCAGCTCCTTCACGTCCTCTGCCACTGACCAGATGGATGATGCGGGGGTGAGCACAGCCAGCGAGGGCGAGTGGAACTATGCGCAAGACCAGGCAGAGCAGGATCAACCGTGTCCACAGGATTTCAGCCCTAAACGGTCCAGGGAGGACCAGGGCGGCTTGGCGTGTCCAGGCTACAGAGCCACCTATGAGGGCTTCAGTGGGAAAACTTCTGGGGAAACAGGGGGTACGAACTTGCACTATACGGATACAGAAGGTCTCTACACCTCGATGCACTTTGATTGTGGTCTTAAGGAAAGCAGGAGCTATGTCTATAACTATGCAGCTGACTGTGGCCCAGGGACAAACATGGGGCCCAGCGACGGTGGTTATACTCAGTCAGACTACAGAGGCACCAGGTCACTTGGAAGGCAATGTCTCGCCCTAAGAAAGCCAAAGGCGAAGCCACCCCCACCAAAACGGAGTTCATCACTGAAGGAAACCAGCTGTATGGAAGCACCGGACCAGAGTGAACCAAAGACACTGATTAGTGACCAGCCCCTGTCGTTGTCTTCCAGGGAAATGAAGCTGGATCTGGCTGGTTCCATGGGTCAGTCAGAGATTTTGGGCCTCGAGACTGAGCCCTTAGGTGCTTGGGGAGTTGAAAGTTCAAGAGAGGTGGACGACGCATCTCCATTCTgttccagtgacacacactccttcaagGATGAAGGGGCCGTGCAGTCCGACTATGCAGACCTCTGGCTCCTTAATGACCTGAGGTCCAATGACCACTATCGGCCCATGTCCAACTCCAGCACAGCTACGGGTACAACTGTTATAGAATGCATCAAGTCACCAGAGACCTCAGAGTCCCAGACCTTGCGTCCGAATTCCAAGACCATGTCACCGTCTCATCCCCCTGCAGAAAATGACTTCAAGCTCTCATCCCCCGAAAAGTTAGCAGGCTTGGCCTCTCCTTCCAGTGGctactccagccaatcagaaacacCAACATCTTCCTTTCCCTCCGCCTTCTTCCCCAACCCTCTCTCCCCAACAAGTGGCAAAAGAAAGCCCAAAGTCCCCGAGAGGAAATCCTCTCTGGCTTCccttcagcagcagcacctcAGTTTCAGAGACGCCAGCTACTCCTCCAGATGGGACCCTGAGCTGCCTGCTGCACCTCCCACTCACCTCGACCTAAGTGCTCTTCACAGCGCTCCCCCCAAGCCCCCACCCTACAGGATTCATACCCTCCACCACAGCAAGCAGAGGGCAGCAGCGGCcgcggcagcagcagctgaggctagggctgctgctgctgctgctgctgctagtgcTGCAGCCAGCATTAATACCACTGCTAATGTAAACCCAAATACAGCCTGCCCAGCCCACTTGGCTATCACACCCACTGTTCTGAGGTCAGTCCAGTTGCGCTCCATTGGCACAAGGGAACAAGAGCAATCCAGCATGGACACCACAGCTAGGCCCAAGTTCCCTGCTCAGTACTCTGATAATAGACAGACACAATCCACTAGGCCTCCCGCCTACAAGTCCCATGATGCACCATCTCAGGAGTTAAGTGATACCAGGGTCTCATCAGGAGAGAGCACCTTAGTCACAGAGCCCCCACCACGACAAAAGCAGAGGCAACAGAGGCTCATGCCTGGCACATACTGGGCCATGACAGCTTTCAGGACTCCTGTGGATGTGACGGGAGATGATGATGACCTTATACCTCAGTCAGGAGCAGCCTATGAATCACAGAAAGAGCCTGACTACAGAGGAGGACTCGGCTGCTCAAGACACCCAACGGCTAGCAGAAGTCTCCAGTTTGAACCCCCCACTCAGATATCCAAGTACGAGGTGGCAGACACCGGAGCCTCTTCGCTGTACCTGACCAGCACCATGTCCCCCCCTGTTCAGAGTGAAACAACAGCAAGCTGTGACTTTGTACTGTTCAGCAGCCCCGACAAAGTGCCTGCCAGACCATTCGACGCATCGCAAACTTACGAAATCAGCGATGCACGGAGCAGAGAGGGCGACTGCGAATCATTAGGTGTTCAAGCCAGAAGTGCCTACCAGGACAATCGAGATGAGGGTTCAACTCCAGACACAGAGGATTACTTCAGTAAAG AGTCTACACCCAGTGACAattccatctctccattgaCTGATGACACAAAACCTGATGATGACGGTGTTTTCCCATCACCAAACAGACTGCGCACAACTGAGGACCTGTTTGCGATGATCCACAG GTCCAAGAGGAAAGTTCTGGGCCGCAAGGACTCGGGGGAGTTGTGCGTGAAGAGTCGAGTGTGTCCCCCAGCAGTCAGCGTCCCCATCAGCGTTCCTGTGACGTCCCCCAGCACGCCCACTGCCCCCCCACTCCCCGTCGGCCTCCAGCGAGTTCCAGGCCCCATCTACCGTAGCGCCAAAAAGTCCAGCACCTCCAACGAGGAGTTCAAGCTGCTCCTGCTGAAGAAGGGCAGCCGCACAGACTCCAGCTACCGCATGTCAGCCACGGAGATTCTCAAGAGCCCCATCGCACCCAAGTCCCCCGGCGAGCTTCTGCTGGAGGGGGTCAAGCCGCCCGAGGAGCCCCCGTCACCCCAACAGGAGTCTCCCGCGGGTCCAGAGCAGCTACCCAGTCCTCAATACCCCACAGCCGACACTGAGGGCTTCTCACCCAAGGCCCTCGCGATGACGGCCTCCTCCAGACAGGGCCGCTCCCGCATCCCGCCCGCTGCCAACAGCAGCCGCTACAGCACCCGCAGCCGGCTCTACACGGCACCCATGCAGGCCATCTCGGAGGGGGAGACTGAGAACTCTGATGGAAGTCCTCATGACGACCGCTCCTCTTag